The following coding sequences are from one Pasteurellaceae bacterium RH1A window:
- a CDS encoding phosphoenolpyruvate carboxykinase (ATP), translated as MSNQQRVISELETLGITNVKEIVYNPSYEQLFEEETKPGLEGYEKGRVTTSGAVAVDTGIFTGRSPKDKFIVLDENTKDTVWWTSEAVKNDNKPMTQETWRSLKELVTHQLSNKRLFVIDAFCGANKDSRVAVRIVTEVAWQAHFVKNMFVRPSEEELATFKPDFVVMNGSKVTNPNWKEQGLNSENFVAFNITEGIQLIGGTWYGGEMKKGLFSLMNYWLPLKGIASMHCSANVGKDGDVAVFFGLSGTGKTTLSTDPKRQLIGDDEHGWDDDGVFNYEGGCYAKTINLSEENEPDIYRAIRRDALLENVAVREDGSIDFADGSKTENTRVSYPIYHIDNIVAPVSKAGHATKVIFLTADAFGVLPPVSKLTPEQTKYYFLSGFTAKLAGTERGITEPTPTFSACFGAAFLSLHPTQYAEVLVKRMQASGAEAYLVNTGWNGTGKRISIKDTRGIIDAILDGSIEKAETKQLPIFDLQVPTALPGVDPAILDPRDTYADQAQWQAKAEDLAGRFVKNFTKYATNDEGKALVAAGPKA; from the coding sequence ATGTCAAACCAACAACGTGTTATCAGCGAATTAGAAACCCTTGGTATTACTAACGTCAAAGAAATTGTTTACAACCCAAGCTATGAACAACTCTTTGAAGAAGAAACCAAACCTGGTTTGGAAGGCTATGAAAAAGGCCGTGTAACCACTTCAGGCGCTGTGGCAGTTGATACCGGCATTTTCACTGGCCGTTCACCAAAAGACAAATTCATCGTACTTGATGAAAACACCAAAGACACCGTATGGTGGACCTCTGAAGCCGTGAAAAACGACAACAAGCCGATGACCCAAGAAACTTGGCGCAGCCTTAAAGAGCTTGTTACCCACCAACTTTCCAACAAACGTTTATTTGTTATTGATGCCTTCTGTGGCGCCAACAAAGACAGCCGTGTGGCCGTGCGTATCGTAACAGAAGTTGCATGGCAGGCTCACTTCGTAAAAAATATGTTCGTTCGCCCATCTGAAGAAGAACTGGCCACCTTCAAACCTGATTTCGTGGTGATGAACGGTTCTAAAGTGACCAACCCGAACTGGAAAGAACAGGGCTTAAATTCTGAAAACTTCGTTGCTTTCAACATTACCGAAGGTATCCAATTAATCGGTGGTACTTGGTACGGCGGTGAGATGAAGAAAGGTCTCTTCTCTCTCATGAACTACTGGTTACCACTTAAAGGCATTGCATCAATGCACTGCTCTGCCAACGTGGGCAAAGATGGTGATGTTGCGGTATTCTTCGGCCTATCAGGCACAGGTAAAACCACCCTTTCAACCGATCCTAAACGTCAATTAATCGGTGACGATGAACACGGTTGGGACGATGATGGTGTGTTCAACTACGAAGGCGGTTGCTATGCCAAAACCATCAACCTTTCTGAAGAAAATGAACCAGACATCTACCGTGCAATCCGCCGTGATGCCCTACTCGAAAACGTGGCAGTGCGTGAAGATGGCTCAATCGACTTCGCAGACGGTTCAAAAACAGAAAATACCCGTGTATCTTACCCAATTTACCACATTGACAACATCGTTGCCCCTGTGTCTAAAGCAGGCCACGCAACCAAGGTCATCTTCTTAACCGCAGATGCCTTCGGCGTGTTGCCACCTGTATCTAAATTGACCCCAGAGCAAACCAAATACTACTTCTTATCTGGTTTCACAGCAAAACTTGCCGGTACAGAACGTGGTATTACCGAACCAACTCCAACCTTCTCAGCTTGTTTCGGTGCAGCCTTCTTATCGCTCCACCCAACTCAATACGCTGAAGTATTAGTGAAACGTATGCAGGCCTCTGGTGCAGAAGCCTACCTCGTGAACACAGGTTGGAACGGCACAGGCAAACGTATCTCCATTAAAGATACCCGTGGTATTATCGATGCCATTTTAGACGGTTCAATCGAAAAAGCGGAAACCAAACAGCTTCCAATCTTCGATTTACAAGTGCCAACTGCCCTACCAGGCGTTGACCCAGCCATCTTAGATCCACGTGATACTTACGCAGACCAAGCCCAATGGCAGGCAAAAGCCGAAGACTTGGCAGGCCGTTTCGTGAAAAACTTCACCAAATACGCCACCAACGATGAAGGTAAAGCTTTAGTGGCAGCAGGCCCAAAAGCCTAA
- a CDS encoding nucleoside-diphosphate kinase, producing the protein MQQTLAIIKPDATGRHLIGKLLSHMEEAGFTIKALKKLQLNQAQAEGFYAEHQGKAFFQPLVDYMMSGPLVVVVLEKDNAIEDYRTLMGATDPTKRDPNSLRAKYALSYTENSLHGSDSPASAEREIAYFFSPSEII; encoded by the coding sequence ATGCAACAAACCCTAGCCATTATTAAACCCGACGCCACAGGCCGTCACTTAATTGGTAAATTGCTGTCGCACATGGAAGAGGCTGGCTTTACCATTAAGGCCTTGAAAAAACTACAGCTTAATCAGGCCCAGGCCGAGGGCTTTTATGCCGAACACCAAGGCAAGGCCTTTTTTCAGCCCCTGGTGGACTATATGATGTCAGGCCCTTTGGTGGTTGTGGTGCTGGAAAAAGACAATGCCATTGAAGACTATCGAACCTTGATGGGGGCAACCGATCCAACTAAGCGAGATCCCAATAGCCTACGGGCTAAATATGCCTTGAGCTATACGGAAAATTCCCTACACGGTTCAGACTCACCAGCCTCTGCTGAACGAGAAATCGCCTATTTCTTTAGCCCGAGTGAGATTATTTAG
- a CDS encoding ATP-dependent helicase — translation MKLQQAIKDAFSPDGRLSHNIQGFRPRAAQLEMAQAVGRAIKFASATVVEAGTGTGKTFAYLVPALLSGKKTIVSTGSKNLQDQLFNRDLPTIQKALKYSGKVALLKGRANYLCLDRMDHLIAMGVVGDKSVLADLRKVQKWQTGTESGDLSECISIAEDSPILPQLVSTTDNCLGSDCPHYKDCYVVQARKRAMEADLVVVNHHLFCADMAVKESGFGEIIPNAELVIFDEAHQLPDIASQYFGQSLTSRQLFDICKDCNIVYRSELKDLAQLGKAADHLQKVVQDFRLLMGEGVSSVRGNLRDLFNDKKVVEGLVKLAENLDFLSEVVKKSLGRSETLDKIFERIAEVKALLKKLSDTTVTGYCYWYEANGRSFGLHITPLTVADKFGDQLKAQETAWVFTSATLEVGGKFDHFCQRLGVENAEQLVLQSPFDYPNQSLLCVPRYLPESNRSHTLNALAKMLQPVIEANNGRCFLLCTSYFMMRGLADYLREHSKLSVLLQGETSKSRLLEKFIAEPNSVLVATQSFWEGIDVRGDALSLVIIDKLPFASPDDPLLKARMEDCRLQGGEPFNDIQIPEAVITLKQGVGRLIRDVTDRGAVIICDSRLVNRAYGATFLKSLPPSKRTRDLEKVIGFLKGS, via the coding sequence ATGAAACTCCAGCAAGCGATCAAAGACGCCTTTAGCCCCGATGGCCGTTTGAGCCACAATATTCAGGGCTTCCGCCCCCGTGCCGCCCAGCTTGAGATGGCACAAGCGGTTGGCCGAGCCATAAAATTTGCAAGTGCCACAGTGGTGGAGGCCGGCACAGGCACGGGCAAGACCTTCGCCTACCTAGTGCCAGCCCTGCTTTCAGGCAAGAAAACCATTGTTTCGACAGGCTCCAAGAACCTGCAAGATCAGCTCTTTAACCGTGATCTGCCCACCATCCAAAAGGCCCTTAAATATTCGGGCAAGGTGGCCCTGCTCAAGGGCCGAGCCAATTATCTGTGCTTGGACAGAATGGATCACCTCATTGCCATGGGCGTGGTGGGGGATAAGAGTGTGCTGGCCGATCTGCGTAAGGTACAGAAGTGGCAGACCGGCACGGAATCGGGCGATTTAAGCGAATGTATTAGCATTGCCGAGGACAGCCCCATCCTGCCTCAACTGGTTAGCACCACCGACAACTGCCTGGGTTCAGACTGCCCCCATTATAAGGACTGCTATGTGGTGCAAGCCCGTAAGCGGGCCATGGAGGCTGATCTGGTGGTGGTTAATCACCATCTTTTTTGTGCCGATATGGCGGTTAAGGAGTCCGGCTTTGGTGAGATCATTCCCAATGCCGAATTGGTGATTTTTGACGAGGCCCACCAACTGCCTGACATTGCCAGCCAGTATTTTGGTCAATCCCTGACTTCCCGCCAGCTCTTTGACATCTGTAAGGACTGCAATATTGTCTATCGCTCAGAACTCAAGGACTTGGCCCAACTGGGCAAGGCTGCCGACCATCTACAAAAGGTCGTCCAAGACTTCCGCCTGCTGATGGGCGAGGGTGTTAGCTCGGTGCGGGGCAACCTGCGGGATCTCTTTAATGATAAGAAGGTGGTTGAGGGGCTGGTTAAGCTAGCTGAAAACCTGGATTTCTTAAGCGAAGTGGTCAAAAAATCCCTGGGCCGGTCTGAAACCTTGGATAAGATCTTTGAACGGATTGCCGAGGTTAAGGCTTTACTCAAAAAACTCAGCGATACCACGGTGACGGGCTACTGCTATTGGTATGAGGCCAACGGCCGCTCCTTTGGCCTGCATATTACGCCTTTAACCGTGGCAGACAAGTTTGGCGATCAGCTCAAGGCCCAAGAAACAGCCTGGGTCTTTACTTCCGCCACCCTTGAAGTGGGCGGAAAATTCGATCACTTCTGCCAACGTTTAGGCGTAGAAAATGCCGAACAACTGGTCTTGCAAAGCCCCTTTGATTACCCTAATCAATCCCTGCTCTGCGTGCCCCGCTACCTGCCTGAAAGCAATCGTTCCCATACGCTAAACGCCTTGGCCAAGATGCTCCAGCCAGTGATTGAGGCCAACAATGGTCGCTGCTTCCTGCTCTGTACCTCTTATTTTATGATGCGGGGCCTGGCTGATTACCTGCGGGAGCATAGTAAACTCAGCGTCCTCTTACAGGGGGAGACCAGCAAGAGCCGCCTCTTGGAAAAATTTATTGCCGAGCCCAATAGCGTGCTGGTGGCTACCCAAAGCTTCTGGGAGGGGATTGATGTGCGGGGCGATGCCCTGTCCTTGGTTATTATCGACAAATTGCCCTTTGCTTCACCCGATGATCCACTCCTAAAGGCCCGAATGGAAGACTGCCGCCTACAAGGGGGGGAACCCTTTAACGATATTCAGATCCCCGAGGCGGTGATTACTCTCAAGCAAGGGGTAGGGCGATTGATTCGGGATGTAACCGACCGAGGGGCAGTGATTATCTGCGATTCCCGCCTGGTTAATCGGGCCTATGGCGCGACTTTTCTCAAGAGCTTGCCGCCTTCAAAAAGGACGAGGGATTTGGAAAAGGTAATAGGTTTTTTGAAAGGATCATAA
- a CDS encoding murein hydrolase transporter LrgA, producing MLNKLKQLTLALAILWGMLYLGKGLAWLLPIGIADSIWGLLILFICLLAGLIKAEWISPVALPFNRYMAIFFLPICAGIIEHGDLFVSHVDSFFLAAFVSSVISIVGVGLFAQKLLTKKEKQDD from the coding sequence ATGCTAAACAAACTCAAACAACTCACCCTGGCCCTGGCCATCCTCTGGGGTATGCTCTACCTGGGCAAGGGCCTGGCCTGGCTTTTGCCCATTGGCATTGCCGACAGCATTTGGGGCCTGCTTATCCTCTTTATCTGCCTCTTAGCAGGCCTCATCAAGGCCGAATGGATAAGCCCCGTGGCCCTGCCTTTTAACCGCTATATGGCCATCTTCTTTCTGCCCATTTGTGCGGGTATTATTGAGCATGGCGATTTATTCGTTAGCCATGTGGACTCCTTCTTCTTGGCGGCCTTTGTTAGCAGCGTGATTTCCATTGTGGGCGTGGGCCTTTTTGCCCAAAAGCTCTTAACCAAAAAGGAGAAGCAGGATGACTAA
- a CDS encoding CidB/LrgB family autolysis modulator has protein sequence MTNLWIYAYGLLTVVVFVISLKISQKLKSTILNPFIIGLTFLVLILLGAKIPYQAYYEGNALLNNLLGVAVVALALPFYEQFAQIRRQWKHLALIMGFATLLSMISGGLLALLFGANEEIIASILPKSVTAPIAIAIAGEIGGQGAIAVVGVMVAGITGSAFGIALLKIFKVKHPQAIGLSMGVASHALGVARTMEIDRQTGSYASIALVLCGVLSSLVAPFVFKAVLLLQ, from the coding sequence ATGACTAATCTCTGGATTTATGCCTATGGCCTGCTGACCGTGGTGGTCTTTGTGATCAGCCTTAAAATCAGCCAAAAATTAAAATCCACCATTCTCAACCCCTTTATTATTGGCTTAACCTTCTTGGTTCTGATCCTGCTGGGTGCCAAGATCCCCTATCAGGCCTATTATGAGGGCAATGCCCTGCTCAATAATCTCCTGGGCGTAGCAGTTGTGGCTTTAGCTCTGCCTTTTTATGAACAGTTTGCCCAAATCCGCCGGCAGTGGAAGCACTTAGCTCTGATTATGGGCTTTGCCACGCTTTTATCTATGATAAGCGGTGGGCTTCTGGCCTTGCTGTTTGGGGCTAATGAGGAAATTATTGCATCCATTCTGCCTAAATCCGTTACCGCCCCGATAGCCATTGCTATTGCAGGGGAAATCGGCGGCCAGGGAGCTATTGCTGTGGTGGGCGTGATGGTGGCCGGGATTACAGGCTCGGCCTTTGGCATAGCCCTTTTAAAGATCTTCAAGGTCAAGCATCCCCAAGCCATTGGACTCAGTATGGGTGTGGCTTCTCATGCCCTGGGGGTGGCTCGCACCATGGAAATCGACCGCCAAACAGGCTCCTATGCCTCCATCGCCCTGGTGCTTTGCGGTGTCCTGTCCTCCTTGGTCGCACCTTTTGTGTTTAAAGCGGTGCTTTTGCTTCAATAA
- a CDS encoding lipid ABC transporter permease/ATP-binding protein (involved in the transport of lipid A across the inner membrane), with the protein MSNINYSLDEITQDQSTWKTFKRLWPMIAPFKWGIVVSMLAMMINAGTDAYMLSLLRPMLDVGFASATGGEAQGLGEGSFLKWLAFVIVGLIVLRGLSNFVASYCLAWVTGKVVMTMRQRVFKHLMFMPVTFFDQNSSGRLLSRITYDSEQIAGASAGALQTIVREGAYVFFLVFTMFYNSWKLSLVLFVIGPLIAIIISTVSRRFRSLSRNMQQSMGDMTASADQMLKGHKVILSFGGQEVEEDRFNRSSNDMRRKGMKLAAATAISDPIVQTIASLALAIVLFVAGSPELIGEELTAGEFATVLSAMFAMMRPLKSLTNVNAQFQRGMAACQTLFTLFDLKTEEDKGNLVVERAKGDIRFDNVTFTYANKDKPALKNISFSLPAGKTVALVGRSGSGKSTIANLITRFYEIDEGKISLDGHNIQDYTLNNLREQCAIVSQQVHLFNDTVANNIAYAAQDKYSREEIIKAATAAHAMEFIDKMPQGLDSMIGENGVSLSGGQRQRLAIARALLRNSPVLVLDEATSALDTESERAIQAALEELQKDRTVLVIAHRLSTIEKADEILVVDQGEIIERGSHQELLAKNGAYKQLHSLQFGE; encoded by the coding sequence ATGTCGAATATCAACTATTCCTTAGACGAGATCACCCAAGATCAATCGACCTGGAAAACCTTTAAACGCCTCTGGCCCATGATTGCTCCTTTTAAGTGGGGGATTGTCGTGTCCATGCTGGCCATGATGATCAATGCAGGCACCGATGCCTATATGCTTTCCCTGCTTCGGCCCATGCTGGATGTGGGCTTTGCCTCGGCCACAGGCGGAGAGGCCCAGGGCTTGGGCGAAGGCTCCTTCCTCAAGTGGTTGGCCTTTGTGATTGTGGGCTTGATTGTCCTGCGGGGGCTGTCCAACTTTGTGGCCTCCTACTGCCTGGCCTGGGTAACGGGCAAGGTGGTGATGACCATGCGCCAAAGGGTTTTTAAGCACCTTATGTTTATGCCGGTCACCTTCTTCGATCAAAACTCCTCCGGCCGCCTCCTTTCCCGCATTACCTACGATTCCGAGCAGATCGCAGGGGCTTCGGCAGGGGCCTTGCAGACCATTGTGCGAGAAGGGGCCTATGTCTTCTTCCTGGTCTTTACCATGTTCTACAATAGCTGGAAGTTGTCCTTGGTGCTTTTTGTGATTGGCCCCCTCATTGCCATCATCATTAGTACCGTTTCAAGACGCTTTCGTAGCCTCAGCCGCAATATGCAGCAGTCCATGGGGGATATGACGGCCAGTGCCGATCAAATGCTCAAGGGCCACAAGGTGATTTTGTCCTTTGGCGGCCAAGAGGTGGAAGAAGATCGCTTTAACCGTTCCAGCAATGATATGCGCCGCAAGGGCATGAAGTTGGCGGCGGCCACTGCTATTTCCGACCCGATTGTCCAAACCATTGCCTCTTTAGCTCTGGCCATCGTGCTTTTTGTGGCCGGTTCGCCAGAATTGATTGGTGAGGAATTAACCGCAGGCGAGTTTGCGACTGTGCTATCAGCCATGTTTGCCATGATGCGGCCGCTTAAGTCGCTCACCAACGTCAATGCTCAGTTCCAAAGAGGAATGGCCGCCTGCCAAACCCTCTTTACCCTCTTTGATCTTAAAACCGAAGAGGACAAGGGCAACCTGGTGGTTGAGCGGGCCAAGGGCGACATTCGCTTCGACAATGTAACCTTCACCTATGCCAATAAGGACAAGCCAGCCCTGAAAAATATCAGCTTCAGCCTGCCAGCAGGTAAAACGGTTGCCTTGGTTGGGCGTTCAGGTTCGGGTAAATCAACCATTGCCAACCTCATTACCCGTTTCTATGAAATTGATGAGGGGAAAATTAGCCTAGATGGCCACAATATTCAGGACTACACCCTCAATAATTTAAGAGAGCAGTGTGCCATTGTTTCCCAACAGGTTCATCTCTTTAACGACACCGTGGCCAACAATATCGCCTATGCGGCCCAGGATAAGTACAGCCGAGAGGAAATCATCAAGGCTGCCACTGCTGCCCATGCCATGGAATTTATCGACAAAATGCCGCAGGGCCTGGATTCTATGATCGGCGAAAATGGGGTCAGCCTGTCAGGCGGCCAACGCCAACGCCTGGCCATTGCCCGGGCGCTTCTGCGTAATTCGCCTGTCTTGGTGTTGGATGAGGCAACGTCTGCCTTAGATACCGAATCAGAGCGGGCCATTCAGGCTGCCCTTGAGGAACTGCAAAAAGATCGCACCGTTCTGGTTATTGCCCACCGACTTTCTACCATTGAGAAAGCCGATGAAATCCTGGTGGTGGATCAGGGCGAAATTATTGAGCGGGGTTCTCATCAGGAATTGCTGGCAAAAAATGGAGCCTATAAGCAGCTCCATAGTTTGCAGTTTGGGGAGTAG
- a CDS encoding Nif3-like dinuclear metal center hexameric protein — MLTNLQLENILDEKLNSPAISDYAPNGLQVEGRREIRKIVTGVTASLPLIEAAIAKGADALLVHHGYFWKSESPCIRGMKGKRIKQLLVNDINLFGYHLPLDMHPELGNNAQLAQHIGVKNLKGLEDKALSIPVYGELEQAISAQELEARLEKALSRKPTFCGDFVGFEQKLIKTVAICTGGGQGYIDLAAQKGIDAFITGEISEQTTHSAREQGIYFYACGHHATERDGVKALGQWLATQYGLEVEFVDIDNPA, encoded by the coding sequence ATGCTAACCAATCTTCAACTGGAAAACATCTTAGACGAAAAACTTAACAGCCCAGCCATTTCCGACTACGCCCCTAACGGCCTGCAAGTGGAAGGCCGGCGAGAAATTCGCAAAATCGTGACAGGCGTAACCGCCAGCCTGCCCTTGATTGAAGCCGCCATTGCCAAGGGCGCCGATGCCCTTTTGGTTCATCACGGCTATTTCTGGAAGTCTGAATCCCCCTGCATTCGGGGCATGAAGGGCAAGCGTATCAAGCAGCTTTTAGTTAATGATATCAACCTCTTTGGCTACCACCTGCCGCTGGATATGCACCCTGAACTGGGCAACAACGCCCAACTGGCCCAGCATATTGGGGTCAAAAATCTGAAGGGTTTGGAAGACAAGGCCCTTTCCATTCCTGTTTATGGGGAGCTGGAGCAGGCCATTTCCGCCCAAGAATTAGAGGCACGCTTAGAAAAGGCTCTGAGCCGCAAACCCACCTTCTGTGGGGACTTTGTGGGTTTTGAGCAAAAACTGATTAAGACAGTGGCCATCTGCACTGGCGGCGGCCAGGGCTATATTGATTTAGCCGCCCAAAAGGGGATTGATGCCTTTATTACTGGGGAAATTTCCGAGCAAACCACCCACTCGGCCCGTGAGCAAGGCATCTACTTCTACGCCTGCGGCCACCACGCCACCGAACGAGATGGGGTCAAGGCTCTAGGCCAGTGGCTGGCTACGCAATATGGGCTAGAGGTGGAGTTTGTGGATATTGATAATCCGGCCTAG
- a CDS encoding uridine kinase — MSVAIQNTDSCIVIAIAGASASGKSLIASTIYKELKEELGQEDIGIISEDAYYRDQSHLAMEERVQTNYDHPNSMDHALLVQHLQALKAGQSIEIPEYSYVEHTRLPTVRKFEPKRVIILEGILLLTDEKIRNEINVSIFVDAPLDICFIRRLQRDMQERGRSMESVVSQYRKTVRPMFLQFIEPSKQYADIIVPKGGKNRIAINILKAQIRQLLGQK, encoded by the coding sequence ATGTCAGTTGCCATTCAAAACACCGATTCTTGCATTGTTATCGCCATTGCAGGGGCGTCTGCCTCGGGCAAGAGTCTGATTGCTTCCACCATCTACAAAGAACTCAAAGAAGAGCTGGGCCAAGAGGACATCGGCATTATCTCCGAAGACGCCTACTACCGTGACCAAAGCCACCTGGCCATGGAAGAACGTGTGCAAACCAACTACGACCACCCCAATTCCATGGATCACGCCCTTCTGGTTCAACACCTCCAAGCCCTCAAGGCTGGCCAAAGCATTGAAATTCCTGAATATAGCTATGTTGAACACACCCGCCTGCCAACCGTGCGTAAGTTTGAGCCAAAACGGGTCATTATTTTAGAAGGCATTTTGCTTTTAACTGATGAAAAAATCCGCAATGAAATCAACGTATCCATCTTCGTAGATGCCCCGCTCGACATCTGTTTTATCCGCCGCCTGCAAAGAGATATGCAAGAACGTGGCCGCTCCATGGAGTCGGTGGTCAGCCAATACCGCAAAACGGTTCGCCCAATGTTCCTGCAATTTATCGAACCTTCTAAGCAATATGCCGACATTATCGTGCCAAAAGGCGGCAAGAACCGGATTGCCATTAACATCTTAAAAGCCCAAATCCGCCAACTCTTGGGGCAAAAATAG
- a CDS encoding dCTP deaminase: MRLCDLDIERYLDEGIISLDPRPANEKINGATIDVRLGNSFRVFREHFTPYIDLSGPSEAVAAQLDKVMSEEIIIGDDEAFFLHPGELALATTLESVKLPANIVGWLDGRSSLARLGLMVHITAHRIDPGWEGKIVLEFYNAGKLPLALRPNMAIGALSFEILSGHAARPYNARKDAKYKNQQSAVSSRINQD, translated from the coding sequence ATGCGTTTATGCGATCTGGATATTGAGCGTTATTTAGACGAGGGCATCATCAGCCTGGATCCCCGCCCTGCCAATGAGAAGATCAACGGGGCGACCATTGATGTGCGTTTGGGCAATTCCTTCCGTGTTTTTCGGGAGCATTTCACGCCCTATATTGACTTGAGTGGCCCAAGCGAGGCTGTGGCAGCCCAGCTAGACAAGGTGATGAGTGAGGAAATTATCATCGGCGATGATGAGGCCTTTTTCCTCCACCCAGGTGAACTGGCCTTAGCCACCACGCTGGAGTCGGTCAAACTGCCGGCCAATATTGTGGGCTGGTTGGACGGCCGTTCCTCCCTGGCCCGCCTTGGCCTCATGGTGCATATCACCGCCCATCGGATCGACCCAGGTTGGGAGGGCAAAATTGTGCTGGAATTTTATAACGCCGGCAAATTGCCCCTGGCCCTGCGCCCTAATATGGCCATTGGCGCCTTGAGCTTTGAAATTTTAAGTGGCCACGCCGCCCGCCCTTACAATGCTCGTAAGGATGCCAAATATAAGAACCAACAAAGTGCGGTCTCCAGCCGTATCAACCAAGATTAA
- a CDS encoding tRNA-Thr(GGU) m(6)t(6)A37 methyltransferase TsaA translates to MQSLTLSPIGIIHSPYGEKFSVPRQPNLVAQGKGILRLLSPYNSPDAVRGLEAFSHLWLIFQFHQIPERDWHATVRPPRLGGNERVGVFASRATHRPNPLGLSKVGLEKVIIEKGEVCLQLASVDLVDGTPILDIKPYITYADSEPEAQSGFAQDKPQAKLAVEFSPQALQAVQKSQNFAKFGISDPLGFIREVIAQDPRPAYQQGKPSDRIYGMKLAGHNVRWQISPDDKNLALVLELNDACSV, encoded by the coding sequence ATGCAATCTTTAACATTAAGCCCCATCGGCATCATCCACAGCCCCTACGGAGAGAAATTTTCCGTCCCCCGCCAGCCCAACTTGGTGGCCCAGGGCAAGGGAATTTTACGCCTGCTGTCGCCCTATAATTCACCCGATGCAGTGCGGGGCCTGGAAGCCTTTAGCCATCTTTGGTTGATTTTCCAATTCCACCAAATTCCCGAGCGGGACTGGCACGCCACCGTCCGCCCGCCCCGCTTAGGCGGTAATGAGCGGGTGGGTGTCTTTGCCAGCCGGGCCACCCATCGGCCTAATCCCCTGGGCTTGTCTAAGGTTGGTTTGGAGAAGGTTATTATCGAAAAGGGCGAAGTGTGCTTACAGCTGGCCAGTGTGGATTTGGTCGATGGCACGCCTATTTTGGACATCAAACCCTACATCACCTATGCTGACAGCGAACCCGAGGCCCAATCAGGCTTCGCCCAAGATAAACCTCAAGCCAAATTGGCGGTGGAATTTAGCCCCCAAGCCCTGCAAGCGGTGCAAAAATCGCAAAATTTTGCAAAATTTGGCATTAGCGACCCGTTAGGCTTTATCCGAGAGGTCATTGCCCAAGACCCCCGCCCAGCCTATCAACAGGGTAAGCCGTCTGACCGCATTTATGGCATGAAACTAGCAGGCCACAATGTCCGCTGGCAGATTTCGCCTGATGATAAAAATTTAGCCCTGGTCTTGGAACTAAATGATGCTTGCAGCGTCTGA
- a CDS encoding 1,4-dihydroxy-2-naphthoate polyprenyltransferase: MNKNSTFSIWFSTARPKTLPLALASILVGSALAYWAGAFSGLITGLAFLTTILLQILSNFANDYGDHIKGSDTAERIGPLRAIQHGAITGAQLKKALYVVGALAFLSGSVLIGYAVQSVQDIVAFAALGVVAIVAAITYTVGKKPYGYLGLGDLSVLIFFGFLAVVGTFYLQARSLPASIWLPAFGCGLLSVAVLNINNLRDINQDRQAGKNTLIVRIGSQKGRRYHVALLSLALLSYLIFSLSHLNAWGLLFLLATPLLVKHGLFVYRHQDPAELRPLLGQMAGLALITNLLFSLGIFLQ; this comes from the coding sequence ATGAATAAAAACTCCACTTTTTCCATTTGGTTTTCTACCGCCCGCCCCAAAACCCTTCCCCTGGCCCTAGCCTCTATTTTGGTGGGTTCAGCCCTGGCCTATTGGGCGGGAGCCTTTAGTGGCCTGATTACTGGCCTGGCCTTTTTAACCACTATTTTGCTACAAATTCTCTCCAACTTTGCCAATGATTATGGCGATCACATCAAAGGCTCCGACACGGCCGAACGCATTGGCCCCCTTCGGGCCATTCAGCACGGGGCCATTACGGGGGCGCAGCTCAAAAAGGCCCTTTATGTAGTGGGTGCACTAGCCTTTCTTTCAGGCTCTGTCTTGATTGGCTATGCAGTGCAGTCGGTGCAAGATATTGTGGCCTTTGCGGCCTTGGGGGTGGTGGCCATTGTGGCGGCCATTACCTACACGGTGGGCAAGAAACCTTATGGTTATTTGGGCTTGGGTGACTTGTCTGTACTGATTTTCTTTGGCTTTTTGGCCGTAGTCGGCACCTTCTACCTGCAAGCCCGCAGTCTGCCTGCCAGCATTTGGCTGCCGGCCTTTGGCTGCGGTTTGCTTTCGGTGGCTGTCCTTAACATCAATAATCTGCGGGACATTAACCAAGATCGTCAGGCCGGCAAAAATACCTTGATTGTCCGCATTGGCAGCCAAAAGGGGCGGCGTTACCATGTTGCTCTCTTGAGCTTGGCTCTGCTGTCCTACTTGATTTTCTCCCTCAGCCACCTCAATGCCTGGGGCCTGCTTTTTTTGCTGGCCACGCCGCTTTTAGTTAAGCACGGCCTGTTTGTTTACCGCCACCAAGATCCTGCCGAATTACGCCCACTTTTAGGTCAAATGGCAGGCCTGGCCTTGATTACTAATCTCTTGTTTAGTCTCGGGATTTTTCTTCAATAA